One genomic segment of Brassica napus cultivar Da-Ae chromosome A3, Da-Ae, whole genome shotgun sequence includes these proteins:
- the LOC106386699 gene encoding heavy metal-associated isoprenylated plant protein 19-like translates to MTKEKKKDNVRYMDVEFNISMHCNECERKIARVISKFKGVETFTTDMNGHKVVVTGRLDPKKLLKKLKKKTGKRVKIVAKDDKDDESSKYAEDENVLVIDMELIGLGDEPVLGYNDRELEKFMWFSDENPKSICCIS, encoded by the exons ATGacgaaagagaagaaaaaggaTAATGTCAGA TATATGGATGTCGAGTTCAACATATCGATGCATTGCAACGAATGTGAGAGAAAAATCGCCAGAGTTATCTCTAAATTCAAAG GAGTTGAAACATTTACGACGGATATGAATGGTCACAAGGTTGTGGTCACGGGAAGGCTTGATCCTAAGAAGTTGTTGAAGAAACTCAAGAAGAAGACGGGCAAGAGAGTGAAGATTGTAGCGAAGGATGATAAAGATGACGAATCTAGTAAGTACGCCGAGGACGAAAACGTTCTCGTGATTGATATGGAACTGATCGGTTTAGGAGATGAGCCGGTCCTTGGGTATAATGATAGGGAGTTAGAGAAGTTTATGTGGTTTAGCGATGAGAATCCAAAATCCATATGTTGTATCTCTTAA
- the LOC111214189 gene encoding 1-deoxy-D-xylulose-5-phosphate synthase, chloroplastic-like, producing the protein MALSVFRFPSYLSRETSTDHCKTTSLSSFKSLATYLPSICHRSTVSRSKISTTVNGSLVKRGDYYSTRPPTPLLDTINHPIHMKNLSIKELKALSDELRSDVIFNVSKTGGHLGSNLGVVELTVALHYIFNTPQDKILWDVGHQSYPHKILTGRRGKMKTLRQTNGLSGFTQRGESEHDSFGTGHSSTTISAGLGMAVGRDLKGRDNNVVAVIGDGAMTAGQAYEAMNNAGYLESDMIVILNDNKQVSLPTANLDGPTPPVGALSRALSKLQSKRPLRELREAAKGMTKKIGGSMHRLASKVDEYARGMISGAGSTLFEELGFYYIGPVDGHNLDDLVSILKEVKSTRTSGPVLIHVVTEKGHGYPYAERADDKYHGVVKFDPATGKEFKNIAETKSYTTYFAEALIAEAEEDKDVVAIHAAMGGGTGLNLFQRRFSTRCFDVGIAEQHAVTFAAGLACEGLKPFCAIYSSFMQRAYDQVVHDVDLQKLPVRFAMDRAGLVGADGPTHCGAFDVTFMACLPNMIVMAPSDEAELFNMVATAAAIDDRPSCFRYPRGNGVGVSLPPGNKGVPLEVGKGRILREGERVALLGYGSAVQNCLEASSVLDKRGLKITVADARFCKPLDIALIRKLAKSHEVLITVEEGSIGGFGSHVVQFLALDGLLDGKLKWRPMVLPDRYIEHGSPLDQLAEAGLTASHIAATVLNLIGTPRETLYWK; encoded by the exons ATGGCTCTCTCTGTATTTCGATTTCCTTCTTACTTGAGTAGAGAAACTTCAACAGATCACTGCAAAACTACTTCCTTATCTTCTTTTAAATCTTTGGCTACATATCTTCCATCAATATGCCACAGAAGTACCGTTTCTCGT TCAAAAATCAGTACAACAGTAAATGGCTCACTTGTAAAGAGGGGTGACTATTATTCTACTAGACCACCAACTCCTTTGTTGGACACAATCAATCATCCAATCCACATGAAAAATTTGTCCATCAAG GAACTCAAAGCTCTTTCAGACGAGCTGAGGTCAGATGTTATCTTCAATGTTTCAAAAACTGGAGGACATTTAGGTTCCAATCTTGGTGTTGTTGAGCTCACAGTGGCTCTTCATTACATTTTCAATACTCCTCAAGATAAGATTCTTTGGGATGTTGGTCATCAG TCTTATCCTCACAAGATTCTAACGGGGAGAAGAGGTAAGATGAAGACACTGAGACAAACCAATGGCTTATCCGGTTTCACCCAGCGAGGAGAGAGTGAACATGATTCCTTTGGCACTGGACATAGTTCAACCACAATATCTGCAGGATTGG GGATGGCTGTGGGAAGGGACTTGAAGGGTAGGGACAACAACGTGGTTGCAGTTATAGGCGATGGTGCAATGACAGCTGGACAAGCTTATGAAGCAATGAACAATGCTGGCTATTTGGAGTCTGACATGATTGTGATTCTCAATGACAACAAGCAAGTCTCTTTGCCTACTGCTAACTTGGATGGACCAACACCACCTGTTGGAGCTTTGAGCAGGGCTCTTAGTAAGTTGCAGTCTAAACGTCCTCTTAGAGAACTTAGAGAAGCTGCAAAG GGGATGACAAAGAAAATTGGAGGATCAATGCACCGGCTAGCTTCGAAGGTAGATGAGTATGCTCGTGGAATGATTAGTGGGGCTGGTTCAACTCTATTTGAAGAACTTGGTTTCTATTATATTGGTCCAGTTGATGGACACAACCTAGATGATTTGGTTTCAATTCTTAAAGAAGTAAAGAGCACTCGAACCTCAGGACCAGTTCTTATTCATGTTGTGACTGAGAAAGGTCATGGATATCCTTATGCAGAGAGAGCAGATGACAAGTATCAcg GAGTTGTGAAATTTGATCCAGCAACTGGTAAAGAGTTCAAAAACATTGCTGAAACTAAGTCTTACACCACCTATTTTGCGGAGGCCTTGATTGCAGAAGCAGAGGAAGATAAAGATGTTGTTGCCATTCATGCAGCCATGGGAGGTGGGACTGGGTTGAATCTCTTCCAACGCCGATTCTCTACACGTTGTTTCGATGTCGGTATAGCAGAACAGCATGCAGTTACTTTCGCTGCTGGTCTTGCATGTGAAGGTCTTAAGCCATTTTGTGCAATTTACTCGTCTTTCATGCAACGAGCTTATGACCAA GTTGTACATGATGTTGATCTACAAAAACTGCCTGTGAGATTTGCAATGGATAGAGCAGGACTTGTGGGAGCTGATGGTCCAACGCATTGTGGAGCATTTGATGTGACGTTTATGGCATGTCTTCCAAACATGATAGTGATGGCTCCATCTGATGAAGCAGAGCTTTTTAACATGGTTGCAACCGCTGCAGCTATAGATGACCGTCCTTCTTGCTTTCGATATCCTAGAGGAAACGGTGTTGGCGTTTCACTTCCTCCTGGAAACAAAGGTGTCCCTCTTGAG GTTGGAAAAGGTAGGATACTAAGGGAAGGTGAGAGGGTAGCTCTTTTAGGCTACGGATCAGCTGTTCAAAACTGTTTAGAGGCTTCTTCTGTACTCGATAAACGAGGATTAAAGATAACTGTAGCAGATGCAAGATTTTGCAAGCCATTAGATATTGCTCTTATTCGAAAGTTAGCTAAATCTCATGAGGTTCTGATCACTGTTGAAGAAGGTTCAATTGGAGGGTTTGGATCACATGTGGTACAGTTTCTAGCACTAGATGGTCTTCTTGACGGAAAGCTCAAG TGGAGACCAATGGTACTACCTGACCGGTATATCGAGCATGGATCACCACTAGACCAACTGGCTGAAGCTGGCCTCACGGCTTCTCACATTGCAGCCACCGTACTTAACTTAATTGGGACACCCAGAGAAACCTTGTATTGGAAGTAA
- the LOC106444181 gene encoding monothiol glutaredoxin-S10 translates to MDVVATLASQRAVVIFSKSTCCMSHAIKRLFYEQGVSPAIVEIDQNMYGKDIEWALARLGCSPTVPAVFVGGKFVGTANTVMTLHLNGSLKRLLKEAGALWL, encoded by the coding sequence ATGGATGTGGTAGCAACATTGGCGTCACAAAGAGCAGTGGTGATATTCAGCAAGAGTACTTGTTGTATGTCTCATGCAATCAAACGTCTTTTTTACGAGCAAGGAGTGAGCCCAGCAATTGTAGAGATCGATCAGAACATGTACGGTAAAGATATCGAGTGGGCCTTGGCTCGTTTAGGTTGCAGCCCTACTGTTCCGGCAGTTTTTGTCGGAGGGAAATTTGTAGGAACGGCCAATACCGTCATGACTCTTCATCTCAATGGCTCATTGAAAAGGTTGCTCAAAGAAGCTGGTGCTTTGTGGCTATAG